The Coccinella septempunctata chromosome X, icCocSept1.1, whole genome shotgun sequence nucleotide sequence tagatctacgatgatttttccgGGAGATACGCGGGTTGAAAGTTGGCATGGGATGTACCTACCTGAAGCAATACTGGAAATTTGATCCCAGTGCAAATAGTAAGTTTTCTCTCGAATATCAACATCAATTCTTGAACAAAACACTATTCCTGGACTTACCGTAAAGTAGTCGACCGTGAATTCAACCTTTCCCCTCTTCCCAATGATTCCAGCAATAAGAGACAACTCCCAACTACTGACTCCCCGGAGTTTCTGCGTGccaccttcgaaaaatccaaaAACAGTGCCATTTCTGAACTCGACCAAGACATCTCCACTTCTGTACACAGACGACAGCCCATAAAGCTTGGTGTCTCTCATGTAAACGTCGAAAATACCAACAGTATTATTGTAGTCTGGGGCAGCGTAAGGATCAAACTTCCTCTTCCTGATTTCCTGCCTGAACATAACGAAAATTTGATCGAAGGGTGTGATGGAGTTCGGGAAAGTGACCGGCAGCTTCCTTATCTCCTTGTTTACGTCCGCCCTCACGTTGTTATTCACCTCAGACAAGATGAACGGTTTGATGGAGTTGAAGAGGGAATCACCAACAGAATTGATGACACCCTGGAACATCGAAGCGAAAAATCctagattttcgaaattcatcGCGATGTCTTTGAAGCCGATGTCCATGTTTATCTCTTGTGCTGcaagttttccatctctttcgACTTTCATGCTGGCAACAGCTTCAACGGAGACGTTCTTCATTTTGACGGTGAAAGGTCCTTTGGCCGATGTGAAGAAGGACGATAAGGTGTAGTTACCGAAGGTTTCCAGTAGGCCTATGTCGAGGGCCACGTCAACGCTCATTTTTGCGATGTTGGCTTTCATGAAACGTATCCTGAATTTCTTCAAACCGTATATTTTCACGTTCTGGAAGTTCATTTTGCCTATCTTGAACTTGTGGGAGAATGGGGGCACTGGAAGGGGATCTGGTATAGGGGCCCCTGGCAAGCCAACTGGATCATTCTGTTTGTAATGGTCGAGAATTATGAGAATCTGCTCTGTGATGTTCTTTTTGGTCACGAGTTCCTTGGGTGGATGAGAGGCCTTCTTATTGGCCAACTTGGCTGGTTTTCCTGTGAAAATACTGTACTTTAATATGAATTTAGTTGAAAAGTCGCTGTTAACTTATTCTCAATTAAACGTGGTTCAAGAATCTTCTATCTAAAGTTACACCACCCATCACCTTTTGAAGCAAATTGTCTGTATTACAAATTAATTACAATTTCCTGATTATCACAAGTATCACACAGGCTTATAATGACCAATGACCATTAGAGAAAAGTAAATATCTAGAAGAATATTTTTTCTGCACTTATTTCTCGTTGAAGGGTATACCACTTCATTCAATGTATTACTACTATCGTAAATCCCTCCAAAAGAAGTATTTACACGTGCAAGCAGGTTCCGTTTGTGGTAATAAAGACATTATCTAAACGGCATGCGTAGAGACAAATTACTTGGATGTTAAATAGGAGGAAGTGTTTTTGTTGTTTATTTTATGGGACATCAATGACCATTAAAGAGTagtaaaaatcagaaagaatttttttgcttTGCACTTTCAAGTGGTATGAGGTGAACCCAACCGCAATCCTAATTCCTATTGAAGATGTTCCTGCCACTTCACTAAATTTATTACTCATTATGTGTCGACGCCTATCGTAAATCCTTCCACAAGAAGTATTCGCTCGTGCTAGCAGATTCGGTTGTGATAATGAAGTCATTAGCTAAACGGCATGCGTAGAGACAAATTACTTGGATGTTCAATAGGAGGAAGTGTTTTTGTTGTATATTTTATGAGACATCAATGACCATTAAAGAGTagtaaaaatcagaaagaatttttttgcttTGCACTTTCAAGTGGTATGAGGTGAACCCAACCGCAATCCTAATCCCTTTTGAAGGAGATGTTCCTGCCACTTCACTAAATTTATTACTCATTATGTGTCGACGCCTATCGTAAATCCTTCCACAAGAAGTATTCGGTTGTTGTAATGAAGCCATTATCTAAACGACATGCGTGAAGACAAATTCCTTGTATGTAAAATATGAGGAAGTGTTTTTGTTGGATATTTTATGGGACATTAATGACCATTATAGAGTagtaaaaatcagaaagaattttttttgcttTGCACTTTCAAGTGGTATGAGGTGAACCGAACCGCAATCCTAATTCCTATTGAATGAAGGATATGTTCCTGCCACTTCACTGAATTTATTACTCATTATGTGTCGGCGCCTATCGTTAAATCCTTCCAAAAGAAATATATGGAGGTACAAGCAGGTGTGCTTTGTGGCAATAAGAGCCATTATCTAGACGACATGCGTCAACAGAAATTCCTTCGATGTTAAATATGAAGTGAGAGTTTATGGGACATTAACGACCATTAAAGAATAGTAAGTTTTTTGCCTCGCACTTTTTTTTAGAGGTGCgaaatcatcatcatcaaaaatatgaCATAATGTAGGGTGTTAACAGGTGTAGACAAATATGAAAGGGTGATGAAAATGGTTTTTCGAATACACCAATTTTAGATTTTCTAGTCAAAATTCTGCATTACTGCAGAAGCTTTAAATACTCTGCATAATAGATGCAGAGTGATGATAAAAGTGTCTGCATTTTACTACACTCAGGTTTCAATATCAATACTTAATTCACCAGTTACttcatttttcgaaggttaaaTTGGTGAAAACATATATGATATAatatgataaaaatatttttcatttctagaTACTTCCTCATGTTATATTCTCTCAATGCTGAATACTCACCAACCGATTTCGAACCTATGAATGTAGTGTCAGGGGTGAAATGACTGCTATACCTCGATAAAAATACATAATATCAAAATTACCTGCAATTCCATCAGCACTGCTACCTAAAACAAATAACACAAGAAGGGCACAGATTGAAACGATTATTTTGTTAGCCATATCAACTACAACGAACCAGTCTGTTCAACACAACATACAATTGTGATGATCTCAATTGAATTTGAAGAAGTCAAAGTTCGTAGAGTGGATGCCTTATCGGATATATGACGCTGAATAATCTTAAAATTGTGTGGTATATCTTAGGCTTGATATTGGATACTCATAGAAATAGAGGAAAGGTTGAAATATATTCCTACCTTATAagtatttatttgaaaaaaaaattgaatggaaaaaaaaaacagtagaaAAATGTTCATGAATATAGTtctataattcgaaaaaaaatggtgtgATACATAGTGTGTCCCAATTAAAAATTCGCTACTCTCCATAACTATACCACCTACTAAAACTTTTGGGGAAAGttcgttgaaatattttaacttTCATTATTTTGCGTCTGCCTTATTCATTTTGATATTGATCGGCATCTGAgaggtatttttcgaaaatttagaGGATGTCGTATTGTTAGATAACAGTGGCTGTTCTGATTCAATACTTTCATTTATATTTGCCCTAACTTCTGTTCCTGTGATTGACCAATACTTATCGCATTTATTATATACATGAACCTATAGGTATTCCCTTTCAACTTGATGAAAAAGATCATGCAATTGTTATGGTTGCCCTATTAGCTTCGAGATAAACAGAATACTATGTCAAATAAGAAGATGAAATCGCTGATTCACAACTGACTCTGAGTAATTCCATATCTAAGGTATACAATTCGAAAATTACTAGCATTAGATGATAAGGCAACTCTTCATAATGTTGAAGTTCTTCGCATTCAATGAATAAGATGCACTCTGCATTCAGTAGACTGATGTGTTAAAGGTTCATAATggttttcaacatgaaattagTTTTGACgatcttattttttttcacgATCAACTCAGTGTGCTTCTGTGATGATATTCAAGGtgagatttttgatttttcattcgAGTTTTCAAACGACAATAAAAAAAGATATATATTTTGCggtcaattcgaaaattcagCATAATATTTTGATGGACGGTTGACTATTCAAATTGAactaatcaaatcatttttctgGACTATTCAGGTGAAGCAAATATCAGTCAAAATCCAGCACATGAAGATACCTTCAGGAAGAAGAACATCTCAGATGAAATTTTATTAATACTCGATCATTACAAGCAGAATGATCCTGTTGGATTGCCAGGAGCTCCTATTCCAGATCCTTTCTCTGTACCCCCATTctcacatcgttttcaaataggAAGGATGCATTtcgaaaatgtgaaaatttacGGTTTGAAGAAGTTCAGGATTAAATTCATGAAAGCTAATATGGCGAAAATGACAGTAGATGTGTCACTGGATATCGGGGCTCTGGAAATACATGGCAATTATACTTTATCATCCTTCTTTACATCCGCTGAAGGACCTTTCACAGTGAATGCAAAAAATGTGACAGTTGACGCAGTGGCCAGTATGAAAGTCGAGCGAGATGGTAAACTTGAAGCGCAAGAAATAAACATGGACGTCAGTTTCGAGGATGTCTCAGTGAATTTCGAGAATTTGGGATTTTTTGCGTCCATGTTCCAAGGAATCATCAATACTGTGGGCGATTCCCTATTCAAATCCATCAAACCGTTCATCCTATCTGAAGTGAACGATAACATAAGGGCGGATGTCAATCAGGAGATAAGAAAACTGCCGGTTACCTTTCCAAATTCAATATCGCCTTTCGACCAAGTCTTCGTCATGTTTAGACAAGAAGTCAGAAGGAAAAATTACGATCCTTTGAGCGTTCCGAATCTCATCAACGTTCTTGGAATTTTCGACCTTTACATGAGGAATATCAAGATTTTCGGATTGTCAACTGTTCATAGGAGCGGCGAGGCTGTTGTTGAGTTCAAAAATGGTTCGATTTATGGTTTTTTCGAGGGTGGCACGCAGAAATTGAGAGGGGTGTGCAATTGGGAGTTATCTCTCATTGCAGGAATCATTGGGAAGACTGGGAAGATCGATTTCACAATTGACTATTTCATGGTGAGTGATATAGGATAACTTTTATGAATTTCCCTTTGAGCATCTTATTTGAAATGTTTATACCAGAAAGCTGGGGAATATCCAATTCTCAGAGTTACCGCAAATAAACTAGCATTCTTTTCGTTTCTTGTAATTGAGCCTTACTTACAGGTCAAAGTGAATGCAAGTCAATCACTGAATACAGATTTTCCTCCAACATTGGAAGATATTCAACTGGAGTTGGGTAACATACAATTACGTTTCGATGGAACAGGGTCTCTGGATTACTTATTGGAGCTAGGGATAAATGTGATGCCCAACATAATTCGTTACCAAGTTATGAACGCATTAGAAGGACCAGTGAAGAACAGGATACAGGAAGCTCTGGACCAAGTGAATATTAAGTATTTGATTGTAGAGAATGCGGATAAAATAAATAATCCAGATTCTCGAAATTTCTTGTAGATGTATTCTATGAATAATAGATATATTAATATATGTTTGTAACCGATTGAAGGAGACTTAACACCGTGTCAAGTTATGGAACTACATGATACAAAGAGAAGAATGAATCACAAAAAGAAGTAAAAAAACCTATTTTCAATTTGCTTTGCCTTGTAACAAGGAACAAGATCAGAAATATTGgtagaacttttttttatttgagattGAGTCCTTTCATCTGTGAAATTTATAACAATTGAAAACATTTTGAGAGAACAATGTTGATacagattaatttttttatattcaactgTCGACATGATGAGCAACGTTGTAACGATTGCCTTCGCCCTTCCGGTTATATGTATAGAAAGAAATTGCGGTTTGTGAATGGAAGATGCAATAGAGAGATTGGTTTAAGGAAATATTGAAAACTGTTGGTATTTCCAGTTGAAAAGATTTATCATAACTGCCAAAAATATCAGGATTTTCACATTCCTAGTGTTTGTAGAGAGTTATACCTATAAGAGAAACTAACACAGTATTTTTGTCACGCCGCAAATGTGAACCGACAGTTGATTTTTCTTCCTTTTGTTAATATTTGTTCTGTACTTTCAGATGTGAAGTGCaatgtttcaaaaataaaacatctTGTTTTGTTTCATTGAGCAATTTTACTGTTTTTGATCTTTTCCCAATAGTGTTTAGTTCTATTAATTTCGAATCGAATTATTCAATGTAGATATTAACTAATTCAATTCCTAATTAAGGCAAATATTGACTTAGAATTGCCGTGAGTTGGATAATCAGAGAAAAAAACATACTCCACAGTCCTTCATTGATTCAGTACCCACTTGGTAAGTATAcaataaacaattttcaatcaacCCTATGACTTATTCATAGCAGTAGGCGAAGAATAGTGAATTCAGGaaagcttgaaatatttttattgccaTATTTACtataaaaattcgataaatacCCGAAATAAGAATTCTAGTGTAAAAGCGATATGTAGATCGGCACGCCATCTACGATACGACAATGAAAACTCTATGGCAGCCGTGCAGATTCCTTTTCAGTTTTGCTACCCACCTAGTTTAGTTCAATAAACACCTGCTAGGTGGCGCCGCCCGTCTACACAATACTCACTGTCCGACTCCTCCAGCCTTTAAGTATAACACTTTTCAATGGAATTTCCAATTGGGCCCCGTGCGCGGCCATGGACGGATCCTGGAGCGGTGGTAAGTTGTTAGCGGTAAGTCCTCGAAGATGGCTACCCCCGTAGCTATCTTGGGGCACGCAGACTTCGACTTCGAGGTCAAGTACACCAAGTGGCTTGACCTTTGAAGTGGGGTAGTCGACTTCTGCGCTTACGATGCGCACGTGTTGCTGactgaaaaatttttaaataatgaaaaaaaatttccgcCATATTTATTATGATGTGTCATGTGGTCGGTTTGGTTGGATTACTTTTCGAACGGCCCCCGTATATTctgaacaaaatattttttgcttGCCCCCGTATAAATTCGGAAAAATACTTTTTGGGCGACCCCCGTATAAATTAAGGTCGAAATACTTTTTTGGTTGCCCCCGTATATTCAGTCCCGATTTCGACCGGCTCCGAGAGCGCGACGGCAGCGccacattttcagttcattttgacCACATTTTGCGGCAAAGTGCTGAACTAACGGCAAAATCGCCTACTAATTCTGACCCCTCAGGATTTCGCTGGCATTTCATGGGCATATGCATGGgaattttatgaaggaaatttttactcgaatgatttttttttttgcttccaaGTGAAAGGGGGGTTTTCAAATAAGGTgaaatcaaattatttcctcgttttttccagaaatttccgAGTTCTTCGCGATTCAGTGGGATTTCAGGCAGATGGATGGGAAGGAAATTTTTACTCGgctagtttttttttgactttCACTTCACGTGGGGGTTTTCGAATAAGGTgaaatcaaattatttcctcgttttttccagaaatttcctGGTTCTTCGGGATTCAGTGGAGGATTTTTTGTGGGACTattatgaaggaaatttttacaAACTTTCACATTCTAGGAGTGTTTTAAGAAAGAACTAGTATTTCtggaaaaaatgaggaaataatttgatttcCCCTTATTTGAAACCCCCACGTGGAgtgaaagacaaaaaaaaaattaagagtaaAAATTTCCTTCCCATGCAGCTGCCTGAAATCCTACTGAATCGCGAAGAACTaggaaatttctggaaaaaacgaggaaataatttgatttgaGCCTATTTGGAATACCCCACGTGAAGTGaaagtcaaaaaaaaactagcCGAGTAAAAATTTCCTTCCCATCCATCTGCCTGAAATCCCACTGAATCGCGAAGAACTcggaaatttctggaaaaaacgaggaaataatttgatttcACCTTATTTGAAAACCCCCCTTTCACttggaagcaaaaaaaaaaatcattcgagtaaaaatttccttcataaaattcCCATGCATATGCCCATGAAATGCCAGCGAAATCCTGAGGGGTCAGAATTAGTAGGCGATTTTGCCGTTAGTTCAGCACTTTGCCGCAAAATGTGgtcaaaatgaactgaaaatgtggCGCTGCCGTCGCGCTCTCGGAGCCGGTCGAAATCGGGACTGAATATACGGGGGCAACCAAAAAAGTATTTCGACCTTAATTTATACGGGGGTCGCCCAAAAAGTATTTTTCCGAATTTATACGGGGGCaagcaaaaaatattttgttcagAATATACGGGGGCCGTTCGAAAAGTAATCCAACCAAACCGACCACGTGACACATCATAACAAATATGgcggaaattttttttcattattttaaaatttttcagtcAGCAACACGTGCGCATCGTAAGCGCAGAAGTCGACTACGCCACTTCAAAGGTCAAGCCACTAGGTGTACTTGACCTCGAAGTCGAAGTCTGCGTGCCCCAAGACAGCTACGGGGGTAGCCATCTTCGAGGACTTACCGCTAACAACTTACCACCGCTCCAGGATCCGTCCATGGCCGCGCACGGGGCCCAATTGGAAATTCCATTGAAAAGTGTTATACTTAAAGGCTGGAGGAGTCGGACAGTGAGTATTATGTGGACGGGTGGCGCCACCTAGCAGGTGTTTATTGAACTAAACTAAGTGGGTAGCAAAACTGAGAAGGAATCTGCACGGCTGTCATAGAATTTTCATTGTCAGATGCTAGATGGCGCGTCAATCGCATATCGTTTTAAACTTGTTAGTTTTTAGGATTTAATTAGATCTACTCCACAGTATTTATGGAATTTTGTTAATAAATATGTCAATAAAAATATCCCAAGCTTACCTGAATTCATTATCCTTCACCTATTGTTGTGAATTAGTCACAGGGTTAGTAGAAAATTATTGACTGTGTACCTACTAAGTAAAGGATTGTGGGGTAAGTTTTCTTTTTctgattttccatttcgaatccAAGTTACATATCAGcataaaaatcaataaaaatatttatcaatCAAAAGCAACCCACATTTCACTATTTCAATGCATGTTAATTGTAAGTCAATAGTTGCTTCAATTGGGAATTAATATATTGACTGTAGAATTGCTTAATGAAGGGTTTTACTATCAAAACAACATGTTTTATTCTCAAACATTGTATTTCAAATCTGAAAGTACTTCAAGGGATGAGAATATAGTCATTATTTCCGAAATTAATACCTTAgcctacaaaaaaaaattttcttttatgacAGTCAGTTATCAACAGTGTTTTGGTGCGACAAAGAGACTGTGCTGGTTTCTTATACAAGGCACTTTACAAACTGTAGGAATGTCAAGGTCCTTATATTTGTGGCAGTTGTAACAAATCTTTTCAACTGAAAATACCAACAGTTTTGAACATTTCCTTGAACCATTTTCTCTATTGCGTCTTCCATTCACAAACTGCCATTTCTTCCTACATAACAGAAGCTAACTTTGTGTTGAAGTGCTCTTGGAAGGATATGACCACAATGTTGGCTTCCATTTACAAAAACATTGGACCCTTTTAAATATTTTATCGAAGCAATAACTTGAAAATAGATAGACAATCagatatataaaataatatcaatattCTATTCTCAAAATGTTCCATttgataaaaatttcacatatgAAAGAACTaactatatatattttttccagGCAAATTTTAGTCCAAAACATTCTTCAATAAATGACTTCTGCCAAGGGTTCTGATTAAGTTCCTTGTTTCAAGGCACAGCAAATTGAAGAGGTTTTACTCCTATTTATTATTCATTCTTCTCTTTGTATTACTTAGTTCCATAAGTTGACAAATTGTTAGGTCTCCTGATGTAGAGCATAAAGGAGGTGGTTTCCCATTTTCACTCCAAACCAAATGCAACAATACTGCAACATCTGGAATAAGAAGTTAATAATAAATCGGTCTTTATTTAAAATCAAATTTACCATATGAGAGTGAAACAGAATATTATTAAATTAAGGAGTACAATAATTTAAATGTTCAAAGAAACTTGGTGTAAAACTTCTGCAGctaattgcaaaaaaatatagaaataatGCTGCAAAATTATGCATATGGCTTTTGATAATCTCTATGATAAGTTCCACTTAATATTCACAAAGAAATTCTGCGACTACCTGAGGTTTCTGAAGTTGAAGAAAGGAGTTGTTTAACAAACCAAATATGATTAAATGTTGAGTGGATTATGTGATATTCAAATCTCACGCCTggttattttttcttcagaaaccAATCAGAAAATTGTTCTAAGATATTGAATCAATCTCCATATGTCTTACCTGAGAGGAGTCAGGGGACAATTAGCACTGTGTATTTAACTTTAATTTAGTACTCAATGATATTAGTTATGATCCAAGAATGATGTAATAATAACCATATCTTACCTCAATGTTTTTCTGTATCCATTTGGCTCGAGTATCTCTCCTCCCCTCATTCTAATCCTAatggtatattatatcataaACAGCAATGACGAAGGCTGCTTGGCATTCTCTTGAAATTCCAGTTGCTAGAAATCAAACAAACTACTTTGAAAAATGCTATAGTAGTCAGAAAGATGGATTGTATGGAGAAATTTCATacgcaataaaatgaaatgaaagtacACATTATGCTATACCATCGGACACTTCTATTGTCTTCAgacttcaaaaaacttctgaactgatataaattgaatgaataaaGTCTTCTAATCAGATTGTGTTCAAAACAATTCTCTTTCATTCTAGGTTTCTTTAACGAAAGAATTCTAGGGATGTGTTCACTAACTTAATtagagtaagctctgattacaaGAAGCATTCACAAACGTCTTCTTCGGAGTATACTCTCTGAGCATGgtcatactcatactctactctcagAGTAAGATTGTGGACACAACCATGGAGTTTTAAAATGAGTTATAATTTGttcaaataatttccttctcTCAACTTCTTCATTCTTGCAATTACAAtaagattttctaaaaatgaactggaaaaagtGAAATTTCCCTTGGATAAAATCTATCATATTTTTATGAGGGGAATGGTTTCAAGATAAACATTGTGAAAAAATCATTAACAAAATTCTAACATTGTAAATGTTAAATAAAGAAGTACTCTTGGCTGTATTCAACAAATCCCACTGAAACACATAATTTTCGATTTGAGAAACAAGCATCCCATGGAAATGCACCTTGTACTATAAGTATGTCATTCCAAACAAATAAACTTATAAATATTCTGGGAAAAACTGATAAGAGTAATTTATACAAGACACATCCCTTGATTTTTGATTGATTATTCAATATGAAGAAACAGCCTTGTGACAATTTTGTAACAGAAAAGATATAAAAGAAATATTCTTCAACATTGACTGAAAATCTATCAGTATTTGTATGTGACAATTAGCATGAAGAAGTTTGGAAATTATAAATGTGAAGAGTAAATGTATAGTGAGCAACATTTTGTAATGTTATTTACCTTTTCAAATTAATCTGCAGTTATATTCCAACCATTGTATACATGAGAAAGAAGAAAATCCAGAAGAAATCCACAGCAGTTTTATTCTGGGAGTCTCCAGGCTCTACATAATTCAGAACCCCCATTCATTTCACGAGGAACTTTGGGAAATGTTCAGCTATCACCATTGTAAGGAAGAGAGCCCTGCCCTATTGACAAAGTAGAAAATTCAGATAAAGTTACCAAGACTAATTTTGCAACTATCTGAGGTTTCTGAAGATTGGAGGGAGTTGTTTAACAACCAGAATTGATTATGATTATTATATGATTAAGTGTTGAATAGATTAATGGATCATGTGATATTAAAATCTCGTTACTGGtgaatttttcttcagaaacCGCTCAGACAATTGTTTTAAGATTTTGAATCAATCTCCATATGTCTCTTACAGGACAGAAAGGAAATAGTCTTCTCATATAAGCCTTGAGTATTCTACTTCAATTCAATACTCAATGATGATCCAAGAATGATAAATAATAACAGTATTTTACCTTGGCTTTAACTTTTTTCTGCATCCATTGGGCTTGAGTATCTCTCCTCTCCTCATCCTAATTCTAAAGGTATATAATACCATAAAGAGCAACGGCAAAGGCTGCTTGGCATTCTCTCATAAAACTCCAGTTGCTAGAATTCAAACAAACTACTTTGAAAAATGCTTCAGTTGTCACAAagatgaattatatgaagaaattaAAACCGGTTTAGGGGATGGTCAATGTGCTCAATTTCTATTCCAGCACCAAAACTAAACTGGGACAACAAAACTTTCAAGAATTTGATTTTATAGGGTCACATTCTATGAACACACTTGGTACATAAGTGTTTTTCTACAAACAAGGTCCCATGACATCGTAAGTTTACACAAACCTTCCATTAAACATTTGGTAGGAATTAGAAAAAAGGAATTCTGTTCCCTTCTTCTTTTCGTCTAATTTTCTTCCCAAATTATTCACACATTCACATCCAAAAAAACTCAAGCAATAGTTAATGCATCTTAGAACCCTCCTTCCTCTATTTCCAATGAAATGTATTGAAAGTAATTATTATGCTATACCATACGACACTTCTTTTGTCTTCAGAATTCAAAAAACTCAACTAATATAAATTAAATACATAGTCTTCCAATCAGAATTATGTTCAAAACTATTCTTTTTCATTCTTGGTTTTTTAACAAGAGAATTCTAGGGTTGTGTTCACAAACTAGAGTATGTAGAGTAAGCTCCTATTACAAGAAGCATTTTCAAATGTCTTCTTCAGAGTATATTCTCTGAGCTTGATCATACTCATACTCTATTCTCAGAgaaagtttgtgaacgcaaccatgAAGTTTTAAAATAAGTCATTTATCGTTTTATATAATAAAAGATATAAAAGGGATATTCCTCAACGCTGACTAAAAATCTATCATTCTGAATGTGACGAGAATacaaaattgtttcaaaaaaacaaaatagcCTTTCATATTAGTTATGATTCAAGAATGATAGCATAATAGCAACTTCTTACCTTGGCTAAAACCTTTTTCTGCATCCGTTTGGTTTGAGTATTTTTGAATCCTCATCTTAATCCTAATGGTACCCCATAAACAGCGATGACAATTTTTTCTAAACTCCAGTTTCTAGAATtcacacaaaaaaattaataagttTTACAGGATCACATTATTCAAGTATACACTCGTAACAAAAGGTGTTTTTAGAAACTAAATCCCACCAGGCGGTAAGCTGGTACAAACTGTGACAAGACTAATTAAAAAGTTTTGATGATTGAAGCATGAAGAGTAACTGTATGGTCAATAGTGAGCAACATTTCGTAATGTTATTTACCTTGATCTCTTTGAATTAATCTGCAGTTATAATCCAACCATCGTATGTGTGAGAAACAAGAAAATCCAGTAGAAATTACAGGCCGTTCTGTTCACGGTATAGTTGGAGTTGGAGACTTCAGATTCTAGATCGTTGGGCACCCTTATCCATTGGTAGAAACCACAGCTAACTGAGTAGAACTTTGGGAAAGGGCCATCAC carries:
- the LOC123321743 gene encoding uncharacterized protein LOC123321743 is translated as MANKIIVSICALLVLFVLGSSADGIAGKPAKLANKKASHPPKELVTKKNITEQILIILDHYKQNDPVGLPGAPIPDPLPVPPFSHKFKIGKMNFQNVKIYGLKKFRIRFMKANIAKMSVDVALDIGLLETFGNYTLSSFFTSAKGPFTVKMKNVSVEAVASMKVERDGKLAAQEINMDIGFKDIAMNFENLGFFASMFQGVINSVGDSLFNSIKPFILSEVNNNVRADVNKEIRKLPVTFPNSITPFDQIFVMFRQEIRKRKFDPYAAPDYNNTVGIFDVYMRDTKLYGLSSVYRSGDVLVEFRNGTVFGFFEGGTQKLRGVSSWELSLIAGIIGKRGKVEFTVDYFTIKVNASQSTNTDFPPKLEDIQLELGNIQLRFDGTGSMDYLVELGINVMPNLVRYQIMDALEGPVKTRIQEALNQVNIKSLIIENSDKINNPESLNLI
- the LOC123321744 gene encoding uncharacterized protein LOC123321744, with product MVFNMKLVLTILFFFTINSVCFCDDIQGEANISQNPAHEDTFRKKNISDEILLILDHYKQNDPVGLPGAPIPDPFSVPPFSHRFQIGRMHFENVKIYGLKKFRIKFMKANMAKMTVDVSLDIGALEIHGNYTLSSFFTSAEGPFTVNAKNVTVDAVASMKVERDGKLEAQEINMDVSFEDVSVNFENLGFFASMFQGIINTVGDSLFKSIKPFILSEVNDNIRADVNQEIRKLPVTFPNSISPFDQVFVMFRQEVRRKNYDPLSVPNLINVLGIFDLYMRNIKIFGLSTVHRSGEAVVEFKNGSIYGFFEGGTQKLRGVCNWELSLIAGIIGKTGKIDFTIDYFMVKVNASQSLNTDFPPTLEDIQLELGNIQLRFDGTGSLDYLLELGINVMPNIIRYQVMNALEGPVKNRIQEALDQVNIKYLIVENADKINNPDSRNFL